In Toxoplasma gondii ME49 chromosome X, whole genome shotgun sequence, a single genomic region encodes these proteins:
- a CDS encoding tetratricopeptide repeat-containing protein (encoded by transcript TGME49_223710) gives MSKARPGSSGTNALPSKEQSLFKNLVYLYEHKHFKKAIKQADLILKKCPDHGETLSMKGLVLSNMKPENKQEAYELAKRGLRCDLKNYVCWHVLGLIYRADKDYFEAAKCFTQAVRLSPGNFQILRDLSNLQIHERNLEGFRETRRQILATRSQFIREWTAFALANHLCGSLDVAHDLLSEVEKQFEDARDMDSFDKSEIILYSASILEQAGRFEDCMKYLKEREEKITDKMSMLEMQGRLALHCGHREEARKVYSALFKRNQDNDIYALCLLACSEDPQLSRLCKLPISDSANGGLNEQGVCVELLPGCLASTGEGRAGWLPSAETRKALRRLAHLDKNVIPFTGWKRKRNSTPSPLFVVTRIPTDAEQDRLISFFDCLKSEYGKVCSLPSFLVLSFLTGDRFQSRLDAFLRPALRKGVVSLFSLLRRLYTPDRIPLITALLESYVYHLEQDVSTFGPVGGSLVENGVYSSRWEKREDGAANAVESFLETPGSKSKEREGEMPMCLLYASMLLAQHYDFLGKTEKALAVINKTIKHTPTLVDLYLVKGRIYKHAGAYKEACEWHEMARSLDLADRFLNTKACCYLLREGRAEEAEAVAKLFSRQSDADGLHSMQCMWFEQKTGKCHLRNNAVGPALYEFNAVLKHFRDIREDQFDFHPYCLRKFAYRAYISFLRMQNKLTSHLFFRRAARRYVRTFLALHDGELDLAAVRARAAEAHAADQKAEAKKKKNRQTAQNGPATEAGNKDDSSGAKILENVPLEAASKVVEQLLESSASDEHTHVLHYHVAVRKAKSLAMLLPILRLWRLAGKDKLTPRLVPLLLHFCRTATLEDMPYVEMAKEALGEIFGSQLENTTALRAAGESYWQSVLDACGQNPWNFRIRRAAVEALAFTQQPITPDLPFLAFQPFPAGVSEDVLRLQADMPTLRECEKLLETLSRHASAKPAADALKAICKKRFALAKNFS, from the exons ATGTCGAAGGCACGCCCAGGAAGTTCGGGCACGAATGCCCTGCCCAGCAAAGAACAATCACTTTTCAAAAACCTGGTG TATCTGTATGAGCACAAGCATTTCAAGAAGGCCATCAAACAGGCGGACTTGATTCTGAAAAAGTGCCCTGATCATGGAGAGACGTTGTCCATGAAAGGTTTGGTCCTGTCAAATATGAAACCGGAGAACAAGCAAGAGGCGTACGAGCTTGCCAAGCGAGGCTTAAGATGCGACTTGAAAAACTACGTGTGCTGGCATGTCTTGGGACTGATATATCGTGCAGACAA GGACTACTTTGAGGCTGCCAAATGTTTTACTCAAGCGGTCCGGTTGAGCCCTGGGAACTTTCAGATTTTGAGAGATCTGAGCAATCTTCAGATCCATGAAAGAAACCTGGAGGGTTTCCGAGAGACTCGGAGGCAAATTCTGGCCACCCGTTCACAGTTCATTAGGGAGTGGACGGCGTTTGCTCTTGCAAACCACCTG TGCGGCTCCCTCGACGTGGCGCACGACCTGCTGTCGGAAGTTGAAAAACAGTTTGAAGATGCCAGGGACATGGATTCGTTTGACAAAAGCGAGATCATTCTGTACAGTGCTTCAATCCTGGAGCAAGCTGGACGGTTTGAGGACTGCATGAAATATTTaaaggagcgagaaga AAAAATCACGGACAAGATGTCGATGCTGGAGATGCAGGGGCGTCTCGCCTTGCACTGCGGTCACCGCGAAGAAGCTCGAAAAGTCTATTCCGCCTTGTTCAAGCGCAACCAGGACAACGACATCTACGCCCTTTGcctgcttgcatgcagtgaagATCCACAGCTGTCCCGATTGTGCAAGCTCCCGATCTCTGATTC GGCCAATGGCGGGTTGAATGAGCAAGGCGTTTGCGTTGAGTTGTTGCCAGGATGCCTGGCGTCGACAGGAGAAGGCCGAGCAGGGTGGTTACCTTCTGCAGAAACCCGTAAAGCTCTCAGACGTCTCGCCCACCTCGACAAGAATGTAATTCCTTTTACCGGATGGAAACGGAAGCGAAACAGCACACCATCGCCGCTCTTCGTAGTCACGCGCATTCCGACAGATGCCGAACAGGATCGGCTTATCAGCTTCTTTGATT GCCTCAAATCAGAGTACGGGAAAGTGTGCTCGTTGCCGTCGTTCTTAGTTCTATCGTTTCTTACCGGAGATCGCTTCCAGTCCCGTCTGGACGCGTTCCTTCGGCCTGCCCTCCGCAAGGGTGTCGTCTCCCTGTTTTCCTTGCTCCGTCGTCTGTACACTCCAGATCGCATTCCCTTGATTACTGCTCTGCTCGAGTCCTACGTCTACCACTTGGAACAGGACGTGTCGACATTCGGGCCTGTCGGCGGGTCTTTGGTCGAGAACGGTGTCTACTCTTCGCGGTgggagaagcgggaggaCGGAGCCGCCAACGCGGTCGAGTCGTTCCTCGAAACCCCCGGTTCGAAGAGTAAAGAACGCGAGGGAGAGATGCCCATGTGCCTCCTGTACGCCTCCATGCTCCTGGCGCAACACTACGACTTCCTGGGCAAGACCGAGAAGGCTCTAGCCGTTATCAACAAG ACTATCAAACACACACCCACTTTGGTGGACTTGTATCTGGTCAAGGGCCGCATCTACAAGCACGCCGGTGCCTACAAAGAAGCGTGCGAGTGGCACGAGATGGCGAGAAGTCTCGACTTGGCTGACAG gtTCCTCAATACCAAGGCGTGCTGCTACCTGCTCCGCGAGGGTCGAGCGGAAGAGGCCGAAGCGGTGGCGAAGCTCTTCAGCCGCCAGTCCGACGCGGACGGCTTGCACAGCATGCAGTGCATGTGGTTCGAGCAGAAGACAGGCAAGTGTCACCTGAGGAATAATGCTGTTGGGCCGGCGCTGTACGAGTTCAATGCGGTTTTGAAGCATTTCCGGGACATCCGCGAGGATCAGTTCGACTTCCACCCCTACTGCCTCCGGAAGTTCGCCTACCGAGCCTACATCTCGTTTCTGAGGATGCAGAACAAGCTCACATCTCATCT CTTTTTCCGTCGGGCCGCGCGCCGATACGTCCGCACTTTCCTGGCGCTGCATGACGGCGAGCTCGACTTGGCTGCGGTCCGGGCACGGGCGGcggaggcgcatgcagccgaccagaaggcggaggcaaagaagaagaagaatcggCAAACTGCACAGAACGGGCCTGCGACGGAAGCGGGCAACAAGGATGACTCCTCGGGCGCAAAAATCCTTGAAAACGTCCCCCTGGAAGCCGCCAGCAAGGTCGTAGAGCAGCTGCTCGAATCCTCGGCATCCGACGAACACACACATGTCCTTCACTACCACGTTGCTGTCCGGAAGG CGAAGTCGCTGGCAATGCTCCTGCCGATCCTCCGACTGTGGAGATTGGCTGGGAAGGACAAACTGACGCCTCGTCTCGTTCCActtctcctccacttctGCAGGACAG CGACCTTGGAGGACATGCCGTACGTGGAAATGGCGAAAGAAGCACTTGGAGAGATTTTCGGCTCTCAACTCGAGAACACAACCGCGCTACGAGCAGCAGGCGAATCGTACTGGCAATCCGTCCTGGACGCATGCGGACAGAATCCGTGGAATTTCCGCATTCGACGGGCAG CTGTTGAGGCGCTGGCATTCACCCAACAGCCGATTACGCCAGATCTCccgttcctcgccttccagcCTTTCCCTGCGGGAGTGAGTGAAGACGTTCTCAGGCTTCAGGCGGACATGCCCACACTCCGCGAATGCGAGAAACTTCTTGAAACTCTCTCCAGGCACGCGTCGGCGAAACCTGCAGCGGACGCTCTCAAG GCCATCTGCAAGAAGCGATTTGCACTCGCGAAGAACTTCTCCTAG
- a CDS encoding hypothetical protein (encoded by transcript TGME49_223685) has translation MSNKSLSTARGRDGGTKHVGASPSHSSEAVKQNKKGSACASLPGKRREKDSASTDEARAASMKKLVEAYMEKKFLSKFAPKRTKTARMRCTKSQQHERHRQQLKIRQRKAGTRDSLNSSGDDPSRVQGAGCCPGKGQMNQRHVHQVCSAALAELRFF, from the exons ATGTCGAATAAATCTTTGTCAACAGCGAGGGGGAGAGATGGAGGCACAAAACATGTGGGAGCTTCTCCGTCTCACTCCTCAGAGGCGGTGAAGCAAAACAAGAAGGGCTCCGCATGCGCCAGTCTCCCGGGGAAACGTAGAGAAAAAGATAGCGCTTCCACTGACGAAGCTAGAGCTGCATCGATGAAAAAACTCGTTGAGGCATATATGGAGAAGAAGTTCTTGTCGAAGTTTGCCCCGAAGAGGACTAAAACTGCACGGATGCGTTGCACGAAGAGCCAGCAGCATGAACGGCACCGCCAACAACTCAAGATCAGGCAGAGGAAAGCTGGAACACGTGATTCATTGAACAGTTCTGGAGATGATCCATCTCGTGTACAGGGAGCAGGTTGCTGTCCCGGCAAGGGACAAATGAATCAGCGACATGTTCACCAAGTCTGCAGCGCG GCCCTCGCCGAACTGCGTTTTTTTTAA
- a CDS encoding F5/8 type C domain-containing protein (encoded by transcript TGME49_223700~Signal peptide predicted by SignalP 2.0 HMM (probability 0.555) with cleavage site probability 0.451 at residue 20): protein MRNHWCGILLLLGCVVHCSAQHDASDFYVFNDCSATSTEGPEFVAQRAIQPGTGYWSSAGGLPDDEQVTWTGYLATPGKIKGVRVRWQYAPGEVQVAISSNGVDYHVALPWRPAGSSEAAYDEDILFGHDEEAKVVVIGMRKQIHGFYGINEAKPLGSGEPLMMIIGGITSPAGEMCLQVEAGKFSSEGSSVVIDSCTSALAAGDGRELWYSTPQMQLVSARSTPPKCMTLQDGSTEDGGNIVLTDCLRALEEGDGRSSWTFEGNSQLRLQRAGAWCMTQKDVNGSSPGVGDLIRSGEATASSSSSSDAAHGANAAIDKDSDSSWRSDPVGEAEQTVVLTVNLGKASNVVSVRIQWEYPALSYEIYTSPDGKSYVQQAVNPANPVVDTLDELHAGAAQFIQIRMLKPHPRLGKADDSFFYGIYEVHVYANRLGSAVSPCTQAANSDDARDKYFVEYVTSFNPVLADKITSMEEDVLLRQKGLNTKAKDLEALLPEMEGCRNDKIQFVERMKRASRRAGKIFGQFQSATGADMHRHNARINNELASGDSPAKPADDCYSIKTRESSAVSGFYWIMPQCSPAPLRVYCDMTTGTSIYVWNGHPPRKPGVTLDDVVSLNDVRNACARVGLEPMVPKSPQHFQSILSALHQMGFNLNGKGAVPLAFDYSCLYGACTGEYRDLSDGATDLTSLVLSQSAPDSSPVKMDAAGLGLNGERTSFFDLSSAPLVAVICSTNTIEGEGSAPDIDIDCDTTAEGHEAFEGIINTNVVVECPADCADDTSLPVYGSDGVYSASSSICRAAIHAGLIKTGGVVNVSIESPRASYEGSVQNGIVSSALEISPDSRALGSIRLSTIFKDCPVVAHEEEPPHHAATSFLETATEAGGSTMQFNADMTLDADIQEALQQTIHMIDLMHNVDPEIFAEAKEEAGIVVGASRKQLKPAEKLHHAQSAQVLEIFVGTESLAARWLAEAGNMFQTLDQLNQKLRIAEQRHLEQTGFESFKLYPQSMAFKDYFETFDSMRAKHGPSNWGYASAPIQGRRASIGQSRNIVGTSETEGTYAMLRGRRFYDAEIQVSFYAVGSGSVGIAFKIRDFNNMYLLWMNQKQAVKRLLRIEDGQPTIVAERKDGGYIQGKWFNVRIETNKGVIRVCIGEEGSAVIEVFSVLDERFMVGSVGFFSSGMEAGVFFEGLNIDAKDCTTPSKAIAPAPPRCSTFAETFYGNPNSIYRKIDASDAAGAEGSWVYKANVGGRNKVLAQVNAVRGPSEIGTSAVIKGNRTCKNGYFVFEFFPQCTGGIVGGIFRFTSPQEYQVAELAPYELRIRAISNGHPKTVARTPVSMSLNEWHRMEINFEGSTVSVRLEGPGGGVKNLSADDLFGGQTRDGMVGFSAYNCGGVAFDSIQLSPYKMESIAPTESIFTVISATKAWQPCLTNVHILHRRDECQRMFVKEPSFRQIACAQDFCSECCNYNTSLLPRSEWAQCEKKCRRNDPLASLLASGMITRLSTCLKELDDAAAHCKKGNMACQKEACELCCISWSPAGSLDQIGADLQDATEREQEECKFQCAKHFVPRENLEL from the exons ATGAGGAATCACTGGTGTGGTATCTTGCTCCTTCTTGGATGCGTTGTTCATTGTTCGGCCCAGCACGATGCGTCAGACTTCTACGTGTTCAATGACTGCTCTGCAACATCCACAGAAGGTCCCGAATTTGTTGCTCAGCGTGCGATCCAACCAGGCACAGGTTACTGGAGCAGCGCTGGTGGCCTCCCGGACGATGAACAAG TAACGTGGACGGGGTATCTGGCGACCCCCGGAAAGATCAAAGGAGTCCGCGTCCGCTGGCAATATGCTCCAGGG GAAGTCCAAGTTGCCATTTCTTCGAACGGTGTCGACTACCATGTTGCCTTGCCGTGGAGACCTGCAGGAAGCTCTGAAG CTGCGTACGACGAGGACATTTTGTTCGGTCATgatgaagaagcaaaagtTGTCGTCATTGGCATGCGCAAGCAAATTCACGGCTTCTATGGCATAAACGAGGCGAAGCCGTTGGGATCCGGCGAGCCATTGATGATGATCATTGGAGGCATAACAAGTCCAGCTGGAGAAATGTGTCTGCAA GTCGAAGCGGGCAAATTCAGTTCGGAAGGCTCTTCCGTGGTTATCGATTCTTGCACTTCCGCTTTGGCTGCGGGCGATGGAAGG GAGCTCTGGTACAGCACTCCTCAGATGCAGCTCGTGAGTGCTCGGAGCACCCCTCCAAAGTGCATGACCCTACAAGACGGTAGTACAGAAG ACGGAGGGAATATTGTTTTGACAGACTGCCTCCGAGCACTTGAAGAGGGCGACGGGCGTTCGTCATGGACGTTCGAAGGCAATTCGCAGCTACGCTTGCAGAGAGCGGGTGCCTGGTGTATGACACAGAAGGATGTCAACGGCAGTTCGCCCGGTGTCGGTGATTTAATCAGGagcggagaggcgacagccaGTAGCTCCAGCAGTTCCGATGCAGCTCATGGGGCGAATGCAGCGATCGATAAAGACTCGGACTCATCCTGGCGCTCCGATCCGGTTGGGGAAGCAGAACAGACTGTTGTTTTGACAGTGAATTTGG GAAAGGCCAGCAATGTGGTCAGCGTGCGTATCCAGTGGGAGTATCCGGCGCTGTCATACGAGATCTACACCAGCCCCGACGGAAAATCATACGT CCAACAGGCAGTGAACCCTGCCAATCCGGTAGTGGACACACTCGATGAGTTACATGCAGGTGCTGCGCAGTTCATTCAAATTCGTATGCTCAAGCCACACCCTCGCCTGGGAAAGGCTGACGACAGTTTTTTCTATGGTATCTACGAAGTGCACGTCTACGCCAACCGCCTCGGgtcggctgtctctccgtgCACCCAAGCAGCTAATTCGGATGATGCGAGGGACAAATACTTCGTTGAATACGTTACGAGCTTCAACCCCGTTTTGGCTGACAAAATCACGTCAATGGAGGAAGATGTACTCCTTCGTCAGAAGGGCTTAAACACCAAAGCTAAGGATCTCGAAGCACTGCTGCCTGAAATGGAAGGATGCCGAAACGACAAGATCCAGTTCGTTGAGAGGATGAAACGAGCGTCTAGGAGAGCTGGCAAAATTTTCGGACAGTTCCAGTCCGCTACTGGCGCTGATATGCATCGGCATAACGCCCG CATCAACAACGAGCTGGCGTCAGGCGACTCTCCTGCAAAACCAGCGGACGATTGCTATTCGATAAAGACTAGGGAATCGTCAGCTGTTTCTGGTTTCTACTG GATCATGCCTCAGTGTAGTCCTGCACCACTCAGAGTGTACTGCGATATGACAACTGGCACCTCAATCTATGTCTGGAACGGCCACCCCCCCCGAAAGCCGGGTGTCACGTTGGATGATGTTGTTTCGCTCAACGATGTCAGAAATGCCTGCGCCAGAGTTGGCTTGGAACCGATGGTTCCGAAAAGTCCCCAGCATTTCCAGAGCATTCTAAGCGCACTCCATCAGATGG GTTTCAATCTTAATGGCAAGGGAGCTGTTCCCTTAGCATTTGACTACAGCTGTCTTTATGGAGCTTGCACAGGAGAATACAGA GACCTAAGTGATGGAGCTACTGACCTAACGTCGTTAGTTTTGTCCCAGTCGGCTCCGGATTCGTCTCCAGTAAAAATGGATGCTGCGG GGCTTGGGCTTAACGGGGAGAGGACATCTTTCTTCgacctttcttctgctcccctTGTAGCTGTCATCTGTTCAACGAACACGATCGAAGGCGAAGGCTCAGC GCCCGATATCGATATTGATTGCGACACTACTGCCGAAGGGCATGAGGCCTTTGAAGGAATTATAAAC ACTAACGTTGTAGTCGAATGTCCGGCGGACTGTGCAGACGACACCAGCTTGCCCGTATACGGATCGGACGGCGTTTACTCTGCATCGAGCTCCATTTGCCGGGCGGCCATTCACGCTGGCCTTATCAAGACTGGAGGAGTTGTGAACGTCTCCATTGAATCTCCCCGCGCGTCATACGAGGGCTCGGTCCAGAACGGAATCGTGTCATCTGCCCTCGAAATATCGCCGGATTCAAGGGCACTAGGAAGTATTCGTCTTAGTACCATCTTCAAG GACTGCCCTGTTGTTGCGCATGAAGAAGAACCGCCGCACCACGCTGCTACTTCATTCTTGGAAACCGCAACAGAAGCCGGTGGCTCAACTATGCAGTTTAATGCAGACATGACTCTCGACGCAGACATTCAAGAAGCACTACAACAGACGATTCATATGATCG ATCTAATGCATAATGTGGATCCCGAAATCTtcgcagaggcgaaggaggaggcTGGAATTGTTGTTGGAGCCTCACGAAAACAGCTGAAACCCGCAGAAAAGCTCCATCATGCGCAGAGCGCTCAGGTGCTCGAAAT TTTTGTTGGCACGGAGAGTCTTGCTGCTCGTTGGCTTGCAGAAGCTGGCAACATGTTCCAAACGCTGGATCAGCTCAACCAGAAGTTACGGATCGCGGAGCAACGACATTTGGAACAAACGGGATTTGAGTCTTTCAAGCTTTATCCTCAGTCGATGGCATTCAAGGATTACTTTGAGACTTTCGACAGCATGCGGGCAAAACATGGACCGAGCAATTGGGGTTACGCCTCCGCGCCGATCCAGGGGAGAAGAGCATCCATCGGACAGTCCAGAAACATCGTCGGCAcctcagagacagaagggacgTATGCGATGCTGCGTGGTCGCCGTTTTTATGACGCAGAAATCCAAGTTTCCTTCTAT GCAGTGGGATCCGGTAGCGTGGGGATCGCCTTCAAAATCAGGGATTTCAACAACATGTACCTGCTGTGGATGAATCAGAAACAGGCAGTGAAACGACTGCTCCGTATTGAAGATGGGCAGCCCACCATCGTCGCTGAACGTAAAGACGGCGGATACATCCAGGGAAAATGGTTTAATGTGCGAATCGAAACGAACAAGGGCGTCATCCGCGTTTGTatcggagaagaaggatcAGCGGTAATCGAGGTGTTTAG CGTTCTCGACGAGCGTTTTATGGTTGGTTCTGTGGGTTTCTTTTCGTCCGGGATGGAGGCGGGTGTTTTCTTTGAAGGACTGAATATCGATGCCAAAGACTGCACAACTCCTTCAAAGGCAATTGCGCCAGCACCACCAAGGTGTTCAACGTTTGCCGAGACCTTCTACGGGAACCCCAATTCAATCTACCGTAAAATTGATGCCTCCGACGCCGCTGGAGCCGAAGGCTCGTGGGTTTACAAG GCCAACGTTGGTGGCAGAAACAAGGTCTTGGCCCAGGTTAATGCTGTCAGGGGCCCTTCCGAAATAGGAACAAGTGCAGTTATCAAGGGAAACAGAACAT GCAAGAACGGTTACTTCGTGTTCGAATTCTTCCCCCAGTGCACAGGAGGCATAGTCGGAGGCATCTTCCGTTTCACCTCCCCGCAGGAATACCAAGTTGCTGAGCTGGCACCATATGA GCTAAGGATCAGAGCCATTTCTAACGGACACCCGAAAACAGTTGCCCGCACACCGGTGTCGATGAGTTTGAACGAGTGGCACCGAATGGAGATAAACTTTGAGGGGTCGACGGTGTCCGTGCGGCTTGAAGGCCCTGGAGGCGGTGTTAAAAACCTCTCAGCTGATGACTTATTCGGCGGCCAGACACGAGACGGGATGGTCGGCTTTTCCGCCTACAACTGTGGGGGGGTCGCCTTCGATTCCATACAACTCTCGCCGTACAAGATGGAGTCGATTGCTCCTACAGAGAGCATTTTCACGGTTATTTCTGCGACGAAGGCATG GCAACCGTGCCTGACAAACGTACATATTCTCCACCGGCGGGATGAGTGCCAGCGGATGTTCGTAAAGGAACCCTCATTTCGCCAAATTGCCTGCGCGCAAGACTTTTGCTCGGAGTGCTGCAACTACAACACTAGCTTGCTCCCAAGATCTGAGTGGGCACAATGCGAAAAGAAATGCCGCCGAAACGATCCGCTGGCTTCGCTTCTTGCAAGCGGGATGATAACGAGGCTTAGTACTTGCCTTAAGGAGCTTGATGACGCTGCTGCTCATTGCAAAAAG GGAAACATGGCCTGTCAGAAAGAAGCGTGCGAGTTGTGCTGCATAAGCTGGTCTCCTGCTGGAAGTCTCGATCAGATTGGCGCTGATCTCCAGGACGCAACTgagcgagaacaagaggagtGTAAATTTCAGTGTGCGAAACACTTCGTCCCACGGGAAAACCTGGAACTGTGA
- a CDS encoding hypothetical protein (encoded by transcript TGME49_223690), which yields MRGGRGGRGGSFAGDRKPWVRDGTERRGPVIEEAPLYPPNPELRRASRLDPSMGCLVLIHRLLSNYWRSSEFHIPDRPPKPEVVRYSNRSQSQMYDLELQKDAIVAHCRKEYFPPELLQSKLIRPTRGAGRLCASDSRRQRLKEMEQKESEGRGTDEKQRNAGTEEKNDDELFPAEELEDFGGDDYAHDYYADEDVDDHLDEGDDGGVF from the exons ATGAGAGGAGGCAGGGGAGGAAGGGGCGGAAGTTTTGCGGGTGATCGGAAACCTTGGGTCCGTGACGGGACCGAACGCCGAG GGCCTGTCATCGAGGAAGCTCCACTTTATCCGCCGAATCCAGAACTTCGGCGCGCGAGCCGTCTTGACCCATCGATGGGCTGTCTGGTCCTCATTCATCGACTATTATCGAATTATTGGCGTAGCTCGGAGTTCCATATTCCCGATCGTCCACCCAAGCCCGAAGTTGTGAGGTATTCCAATCGAAGCCAAAGCCAAATGTACGACTTGGAGCTCCAGAAGGATGCAATTGTTGCTCACTGTCGAAAAGAGTACTTTCCTCCAGAGCTTCTGCAATCAAAGCTTATCCGCCCGACCCGCGGAGCAGGCAGATTGTGCGCGTCAGATTCTCGTCGTCAGCGGCTGAAAGAGAtggaacagaaggagagcgagggcaGGGGAACTGACGAAAAGCAAAGGAATGCAGGCACCGAGGAAAAGAATGACG ACGAGCTATTTCCAGCTGAGGAACTTGAAGATTTTGGAGGAGATGATTACGCACATGACTACTATGCGGACGAAGATGTTGATGACCACTTGGATGAAGGGGATGACGGGGGTGTCTTTTAA